From a single Calothrix sp. NIES-2098 genomic region:
- the hsdS-1 gene encoding type I restriction system specificity protein: MITNSIPPKWQVTTLGNIAGKEYGLVDGPFGSNLPASDYVPVGVPVIRGSNLSLGDVSFKGDEFVYVSEETAKRLERSLCGPEDIIFTKKGTLGQTGFIPKSHRYQKFLISSNQMKLSVNRKVADPRFVYYYVSSPASREKIIRDSEVTGVPKTNLAYLRTFPIILPSLDEQKAIAHILGTLDDKIELNQQMNRTLESIARAFFKSWFIDFDPVRAKLDEQRPAGMDVETAPLFPDEFEDSALGKIPKGWRVGTLEQVVNVNSRSITKSYPHQLIQYVDISSVTVGRLEGTTVYKLSNAPSRAKRLVQHGDTIWSGVRPNRKSYLFIHTPPENLVVSTGFIVLSPKAIPSSYLYAWVTTDEFVDYLTFNADGSAYPAVRPDIFSDAPILIPSQTVLEAFDKKISSIRDKIVCNERESQTIATIRDSLMPRLLTGEIGIRSAEEFLR; the protein is encoded by the coding sequence ATGATAACTAACTCCATTCCTCCTAAGTGGCAAGTGACGACGTTAGGAAACATTGCTGGTAAAGAGTACGGGTTAGTTGATGGTCCATTTGGCTCAAACTTACCCGCATCCGATTATGTCCCTGTAGGAGTTCCAGTTATTCGCGGTTCCAATCTTTCTTTAGGAGATGTTTCTTTTAAGGGTGACGAATTTGTATATGTCTCTGAAGAAACTGCCAAAAGGTTAGAACGTAGTCTGTGTGGCCCAGAAGACATTATTTTTACAAAGAAGGGAACTTTGGGGCAAACGGGCTTTATTCCAAAGTCACATCGTTATCAAAAGTTTTTAATTTCGTCAAATCAGATGAAGCTATCTGTTAACCGTAAGGTTGCAGATCCACGCTTTGTTTATTACTATGTTTCTTCTCCTGCTAGTCGAGAAAAGATTATTCGCGATTCAGAGGTTACTGGTGTTCCAAAGACGAACTTGGCTTATTTACGGACGTTCCCAATAATTCTGCCTTCTCTAGATGAACAGAAAGCGATCGCCCACATTCTTGGCACTCTTGACGACAAAATCGAACTCAACCAACAGATGAACCGGACACTGGAGAGCATTGCCCGCGCTTTCTTCAAATCCTGGTTTATCGACTTCGATCCCGTCCGCGCCAAGCTAGATGAACAAAGACCCGCAGGGATGGATGTGGAGACCGCGCCTCTGTTTCCTGATGAGTTTGAGGATTCGGCATTGGGTAAGATACCAAAAGGGTGGAGAGTTGGGACTTTAGAACAGGTAGTCAATGTAAATTCACGTAGTATTACCAAGAGCTATCCGCATCAGCTAATCCAATACGTTGATATTTCATCAGTTACAGTAGGTCGTCTCGAAGGAACAACGGTTTATAAGTTATCTAATGCACCAAGCCGAGCTAAAAGACTAGTTCAACATGGTGATACAATCTGGTCTGGAGTCAGACCAAATCGTAAATCCTATTTGTTTATTCACACTCCACCAGAGAACCTTGTAGTTTCCACCGGATTCATTGTGCTTTCACCTAAAGCAATTCCTTCCTCATATCTTTATGCTTGGGTTACGACAGATGAATTTGTAGACTATTTGACATTTAATGCTGATGGAAGTGCTTATCCAGCAGTACGTCCAGATATATTTTCTGATGCACCTATCCTCATTCCCTCACAAACTGTTCTTGAGGCATTTGATAAGAAAATCAGTTCTATTCGTGACAAAATTGTTTGCAACGAGCGTGAATCTCAAACTATCGCAACAATTCGCGACAGTCTAATGCCCAGATTACTAACAGGCGAGATAGGCATAAGATCTGCTGAGGAATTTTTGAGGTAG
- a CDS encoding type I site-specific deoxyribonuclease, HsdR family protein, with protein sequence MSNFTESEVEDAALYYFEQLGYTILGSSDIAPGEAQAERSDYKEVILESRLRSAIAEINPQIPTSALDEVVRQVLRSETQNLFENNHRFHQLFTDGVPISYQEGDRTVYDQAWLIDWNNPENNDWLVVNQFTVIENHKNHRPDVVVFINGLPLAVIELKNATDENADIDKAFNQLQTYKRNIPSLFTYNEALVISDGIYARIGSITADRERFMPWRTIDGNGLAPKGTPELEVVIRGVFEKTRFLDLIRFFIVFEVDGETITKKMAGYHQYHAVNKAIAKTVEATSPEGDKRVGVIWHTQGSGKSLSMTFYAGKIIQHPAMANPTLVVLTDRNDLDDQLLTTFSKCQELLRQQPVQAADRLDLKAKLQVASGGVIFTTIQKFAPDERGGEYKTLSDRRNIVFIADEAHRSQYGLKARVVKTKNKETGEETGAYTAYGFAKHLRDALPNASFIGFTGTPIDKADTSTKKIFGDYIDIYDIQRAVEDRATVKIYYEARLAKIDLDESEKPKIDPDFEEVTEGEEPNTKDKLKSKWAQLEAMVGTEKRLAIIAQDILNHFDNRLAAMQGKGIIVCMSRRICAELYKQIIKLRPEWHSENDSEGEIKVVITGSASDNADLQPHIRTKKGRDAIANRLRNPKDPLKLVIVRDMWLTGFDAPCLHTMYIDKPMKGHNLMQAIARVNRVFGAKPGGLVVDYLGIAQDLKDALKEYTEGDRSETGIPIEQAIALMREKHEIVAAMFHGFDYSRFFTGIAPERLTVMREATDWILRPEIQDDNGVQRYIKAVTELSKAFALCATEEEALALREEIGFFQAIKATLSKYTVEGGKSKADLDSAMRQIVSRAVASDQVIDIFSTAGLNKPELSILSEEFLEEVRGIAQKNLALEMLRKLLNDEIKARSHRNVVQSRTFSEMLENSIRRYQNRSLESAQVLQELIELAKEIREANQRGENLGLSEDELAFYDALEVNDSAVQVLGDETLKAIARELVIVVRRNVSIDWTQRETVRAKLRTIVKRLLRKYGYPPDKQEKATLTVLTQTETLCKDWAA encoded by the coding sequence ATGAGTAACTTTACCGAATCTGAAGTAGAAGACGCTGCGCTTTATTACTTTGAGCAGTTAGGTTATACCATTCTCGGCAGTAGCGATATCGCCCCAGGTGAAGCCCAAGCAGAACGTAGCGATTACAAAGAAGTCATTTTAGAAAGTCGCCTACGTTCTGCCATAGCAGAAATTAACCCACAAATTCCCACTTCTGCCTTAGATGAAGTCGTGCGGCAGGTGTTACGTTCCGAAACCCAAAACCTGTTTGAGAATAATCATCGCTTCCATCAGCTTTTCACTGATGGCGTACCTATTTCTTACCAAGAAGGCGATCGCACTGTATACGATCAAGCTTGGCTGATCGACTGGAATAACCCCGAAAATAATGATTGGCTTGTCGTTAATCAGTTCACCGTCATTGAAAACCACAAAAACCATCGTCCTGATGTCGTAGTATTCATCAATGGGCTACCTCTCGCCGTGATCGAACTGAAGAATGCTACCGACGAAAATGCCGATATTGATAAAGCTTTTAACCAACTGCAAACCTACAAACGCAACATTCCCAGCCTCTTTACCTACAACGAAGCCCTGGTTATCTCCGATGGTATCTATGCCCGTATTGGTAGCATTACTGCCGATCGCGAACGCTTCATGCCTTGGCGTACCATCGACGGCAATGGCCTTGCCCCCAAAGGCACGCCAGAACTAGAAGTTGTGATTCGTGGTGTGTTTGAAAAAACCCGCTTTCTCGACCTGATCCGCTTCTTCATCGTCTTTGAAGTCGATGGGGAAACTATCACTAAAAAAATGGCAGGTTACCACCAATACCACGCTGTTAACAAAGCCATTGCCAAAACTGTCGAAGCCACCTCTCCGGAAGGTGACAAGCGTGTGGGCGTTATCTGGCATACCCAAGGATCGGGTAAAAGCCTGTCAATGACATTCTATGCTGGAAAAATCATTCAACATCCGGCAATGGCAAACCCAACCTTAGTTGTTTTGACCGATCGCAACGACTTAGACGACCAACTCCTCACTACCTTCTCCAAATGCCAAGAATTGCTGCGCCAGCAACCTGTCCAAGCAGCAGACCGCCTTGACCTAAAAGCTAAACTTCAGGTCGCATCCGGTGGCGTTATCTTTACCACCATTCAGAAATTCGCCCCAGATGAACGAGGCGGTGAGTATAAAACCTTGAGCGATCGTCGTAACATCGTCTTCATTGCCGATGAAGCCCACCGTTCCCAATACGGGCTAAAAGCACGAGTCGTCAAAACCAAAAACAAAGAAACAGGGGAAGAAACAGGAGCCTACACCGCCTACGGTTTTGCTAAACACCTGCGGGATGCCCTGCCTAACGCCTCCTTCATTGGCTTTACTGGCACCCCGATTGACAAAGCCGATACCAGCACCAAAAAAATCTTCGGTGACTATATCGACATCTACGACATTCAACGCGCCGTTGAAGATAGAGCCACCGTCAAAATTTATTATGAAGCTCGTCTCGCTAAAATAGACCTTGATGAGAGCGAAAAACCCAAAATTGACCCCGACTTTGAAGAAGTTACCGAAGGCGAAGAACCGAATACCAAAGACAAGCTAAAAAGTAAATGGGCGCAGTTGGAAGCAATGGTTGGCACTGAAAAACGTCTAGCAATCATTGCTCAAGACATCCTCAACCACTTCGACAATCGGCTTGCTGCAATGCAAGGCAAAGGCATAATCGTCTGCATGAGCCGCCGCATTTGTGCCGAACTCTACAAGCAAATCATCAAACTCCGCCCAGAGTGGCACTCTGAGAACGACAGCGAAGGCGAAATCAAAGTTGTGATTACAGGCAGTGCTTCCGATAACGCCGATTTGCAACCCCACATCCGCACTAAAAAAGGAAGGGATGCGATCGCTAACCGCCTTCGCAATCCTAAAGATCCACTCAAACTTGTGATTGTACGGGATATGTGGCTGACTGGCTTTGATGCGCCTTGCCTCCACACCATGTACATCGACAAACCCATGAAAGGGCATAATTTGATGCAAGCGATCGCCCGGGTCAATCGTGTTTTTGGGGCAAAACCTGGTGGTCTAGTAGTAGATTATCTCGGCATTGCCCAAGACTTGAAAGATGCTTTAAAGGAATACACAGAAGGTGATCGCAGTGAAACTGGCATTCCCATCGAACAAGCCATCGCCCTGATGCGGGAGAAACACGAAATCGTTGCTGCAATGTTTCACGGTTTTGACTATTCCCGCTTTTTCACAGGTATTGCCCCAGAACGCCTTACTGTCATGCGCGAAGCAACTGACTGGATTTTACGTCCTGAAATTCAGGACGACAACGGCGTACAACGCTACATTAAAGCCGTTACTGAACTCTCCAAAGCTTTTGCTCTGTGTGCCACTGAAGAGGAAGCGCTCGCTCTGCGGGAAGAAATTGGATTTTTCCAAGCCATCAAGGCGACACTTTCCAAATATACCGTTGAAGGAGGCAAGAGCAAAGCCGATCTCGACTCTGCTATGCGTCAAATCGTCTCCCGTGCGGTTGCATCCGATCAAGTAATTGATATCTTTAGCACCGCTGGGCTAAACAAACCCGAACTTTCTATCCTCTCCGAAGAGTTCTTAGAAGAAGTGCGAGGTATTGCCCAAAAGAATTTAGCGCTGGAAATGCTGCGAAAACTGCTAAATGATGAAATCAAAGCGCGATCGCATCGTAATGTCGTACAATCCCGCACCTTCTCGGAAATGCTGGAAAACAGTATCCGCCGCTACCAGAACCGCTCGCTCGAATCTGCCCAAGTTCTACAAGAACTCATCGAGCTTGCCAAAGAAATCCGAGAAGCTAACCAACGTGGAGAAAACTTAGGATTATCAGAAGATGAACTAGCTTTCTATGATGCCTTAGAAGTGAATGATAGTGCAGTTCAGGTACTAGGTGATGAAACCCTGAAAGCGATCGCTCGTGAGTTAGTCATAGTGGTTCGCCGCAATGTCTCGATTGACTGGACGCAAAGAGAAACCGTCAGAGCCAAACTCCGCACTATTGTAAAACGATTACTAAGAAAATATGGCTATCCTCCAGATAAACAAGAGAAAGCTACCCTAACAGTACTCACCCAAACTGAAACCCTTTGTAAGGATTGGGCTGCATAA
- a CDS encoding transcriptional regulator HrmR — protein sequence MSKRKISIEDIARKAGVSHTTVSRALRDSTLISPKVREEIKQLAREMGYVPNIIAQSLQTQRTNTIGVVVTSIADPFFSEVVEGIEQIARTSGLSVLLSTSHRDVDLEIAAIDNFHRRRVDGILVADSRISKHDTKQIGQIAVPTVFIHSQTEDPPEIFHSVSVDDCLGARLAVEHLVSLGHTSIGYLGVSDRSRSNQQRLEGYQKALSEAGLPQKADWVAISDEYNVRTSDVFTGQQMLPKLVAAGVTGIFCYNDMVAVGAVLACQERGISVPQDLSIVGFDGIALGGYITPPLTTVRQPMLEIGRSAMQMLLDLLQEKTVENCVLSPYLIKRGSSAAKRQEVGGRRQKGK from the coding sequence ATGAGTAAACGAAAAATCTCAATAGAAGATATTGCTCGAAAAGCAGGAGTTTCTCACACCACGGTTTCACGCGCTTTGCGAGATAGCACTCTCATTAGCCCTAAGGTAAGAGAAGAAATTAAGCAGTTGGCGCGAGAGATGGGTTATGTTCCTAATATTATTGCGCAAAGTTTACAAACTCAACGTACTAATACTATTGGGGTAGTAGTAACTTCAATAGCAGATCCCTTTTTTTCGGAAGTAGTAGAGGGAATAGAACAGATAGCCAGAACATCAGGTTTAAGTGTGTTGTTGAGTACTTCACACCGAGATGTCGATCTGGAAATAGCGGCTATTGATAATTTTCATCGCCGCAGAGTGGACGGTATTCTAGTGGCGGATTCACGCATTAGTAAACATGATACGAAGCAAATAGGGCAAATTGCTGTGCCAACAGTATTTATTCATAGCCAAACTGAAGATCCACCCGAAATATTTCACTCAGTATCAGTAGACGACTGCTTAGGCGCTAGGTTAGCCGTAGAACATCTAGTCAGTTTGGGACACACTTCTATAGGATACCTGGGCGTAAGCGATCGCAGCAGGTCAAATCAGCAACGTTTAGAAGGATATCAAAAAGCTCTTAGTGAAGCAGGTTTACCCCAAAAGGCTGATTGGGTGGCAATTAGTGATGAATATAATGTCAGAACAAGCGATGTTTTTACAGGTCAACAGATGCTACCTAAACTAGTTGCAGCTGGGGTGACAGGCATCTTTTGTTACAACGATATGGTAGCGGTAGGTGCTGTTTTAGCCTGTCAAGAACGAGGAATTTCGGTTCCGCAAGACTTAAGCATAGTCGGATTTGATGGTATTGCTCTGGGAGGTTATATCACCCCTCCACTCACCACAGTTCGCCAACCAATGTTAGAAATTGGTCGTTCTGCAATGCAAATGTTACTCGATTTATTACAGGAAAAAACTGTAGAAAACTGCGTTTTATCTCCTTATTTAATTAAGCGGGGTAGTAGTGCGGCTAAAAGGCAGGAGGTAGGAGGTAGAAGGCAGAAGGGAAAATGA
- the hsdM-1 gene encoding type I restriction system adenine methylase, whose protein sequence is MARSKKDETKAKNGNGANLGFEQTLWAAADKMRGHMDAAEYKHVALGLIFLKYISDAFQELYDDLAQLQETEYTDPEDRDEYLGMNVFWVPKEARWSHIQANAKQTTIGKLIDEAMLAIEKENPRLKGVLPIQYARPDLDKQRLGELIDLISKIGLGDSASRAKDILGRVYEYFLGQFAEKEGKGGGEFYTPQSVVKLLVEMIEPYRGRIYDPCCGSGGMFVQSEKFVEAHGGRKGDIAIYGQESNPTTRRLCLMNLAIRGIDGNIGDRQADSFTNDLHKDLKADYILANPPFNISDWWHNSLADDVRWEYGTPPKGNANYGWVQHIIHHLAPNGIAGFVLANGSMSSNQSGEGEIRKAIIEADLVDCMIALPGQLFYTTQIPACLWFVTRNKKGIMGTKGFTNLRDRRGETLFIDARKLGYLVDRTHRELTDEEIARITGTYHAWRGELEAGIYADVPGFCKSAKLQDIELYRYVLAPGRYVGAEEVEDDDEPFEEKMQRLTQKLEEQFKESARLEKIIRESLQVLDYDN, encoded by the coding sequence GTGGCACGAAGCAAGAAAGACGAGACAAAAGCAAAAAATGGCAATGGGGCAAATCTGGGATTTGAGCAAACCCTATGGGCAGCAGCAGATAAAATGCGCGGTCATATGGATGCTGCGGAATATAAGCACGTTGCTTTGGGGCTGATTTTCCTCAAGTACATCTCGGATGCATTCCAAGAACTTTACGATGACTTAGCGCAACTGCAAGAGACAGAGTACACCGACCCGGAAGATCGGGACGAGTATCTGGGCATGAATGTCTTTTGGGTGCCGAAGGAGGCGCGGTGGTCGCACATTCAGGCAAACGCAAAGCAAACGACGATCGGCAAGCTCATTGATGAGGCTATGCTGGCGATCGAAAAAGAAAACCCCCGCCTCAAAGGAGTGCTGCCGATTCAGTATGCGCGACCAGATCTGGATAAGCAGCGGTTGGGAGAACTCATTGACCTAATTAGTAAGATTGGCTTAGGAGATAGCGCCAGCCGAGCAAAGGATATTCTAGGACGGGTTTACGAGTATTTTCTGGGGCAGTTTGCCGAGAAGGAAGGCAAGGGTGGCGGAGAATTCTACACGCCGCAGTCGGTGGTGAAGTTGCTGGTAGAGATGATTGAACCCTACAGGGGAAGGATTTATGACCCCTGCTGCGGGTCAGGTGGAATGTTTGTGCAGTCGGAGAAATTTGTCGAGGCGCACGGGGGACGCAAAGGCGATATTGCTATTTATGGGCAAGAGTCTAACCCGACAACACGCCGTCTATGTTTGATGAACCTGGCGATTCGGGGGATTGATGGCAATATTGGGGACAGGCAAGCGGACAGTTTCACCAATGACTTGCACAAGGATTTGAAGGCAGACTACATCCTGGCAAATCCGCCGTTTAACATCAGTGATTGGTGGCATAACTCGCTGGCGGATGATGTGCGCTGGGAATATGGCACGCCACCTAAGGGTAACGCCAACTATGGCTGGGTGCAGCATATTATCCATCACCTTGCACCGAATGGGATCGCGGGGTTTGTGTTGGCGAATGGTTCGATGAGTTCTAACCAGTCGGGAGAAGGGGAGATCCGCAAGGCGATCATTGAGGCAGATTTGGTGGATTGCATGATTGCGCTGCCAGGGCAGTTATTTTACACTACTCAAATTCCCGCGTGTTTATGGTTTGTGACCCGTAATAAAAAGGGAATTATGGGGACAAAGGGCTTTACTAATTTGAGAGATCGCCGAGGGGAAACGCTGTTTATTGATGCTCGAAAGTTGGGCTATTTGGTAGACCGTACGCACCGAGAGTTGACGGATGAGGAGATTGCCCGGATTACCGGAACTTATCATGCATGGCGTGGTGAACTGGAGGCTGGCATCTATGCGGATGTACCGGGATTTTGCAAGAGTGCAAAGTTGCAAGATATTGAGTTGTATAGGTATGTGTTGGCACCAGGGCGATATGTAGGGGCGGAGGAAGTGGAAGATGATGATGAGCCATTTGAGGAGAAGATGCAAAGGTTGACCCAGAAATTGGAGGAACAGTTTAAGGAGTCGGCACGGTTAGAGAAGATTATTCGAGAGAGTTTACAAGTGCTGGATTATGATAACTAA
- a CDS encoding carbohydrate kinase, which produces MIILVMGVSGSGKTTIGKMLANSLGWTFSDADTFHSQQNVEKMRQGIPLSEADRKPWLRDLQTAIKHWLQENKNVVLACSALKYSYRQFLVVDSDRVKLVYLKGSYQLIQQRLQERQNHYMSAQLLTSQFETLEEPLETIYIDIAEPPQAIVQNIRTILGI; this is translated from the coding sequence ATGATTATTCTGGTAATGGGTGTTTCTGGTTCTGGCAAAACTACCATAGGGAAAATGCTAGCAAACTCGTTAGGCTGGACATTTAGCGACGCTGATACTTTCCACTCTCAGCAGAATGTGGAAAAAATGCGTCAAGGTATTCCCTTGAGTGAGGCTGACAGGAAGCCTTGGTTACGAGATTTGCAAACAGCTATTAAACATTGGCTGCAAGAAAATAAAAATGTAGTTTTAGCGTGTTCAGCATTAAAATATAGCTATCGTCAATTTTTGGTAGTGGATAGCGATCGTGTTAAGCTAGTCTACCTCAAAGGATCTTATCAGTTGATTCAACAACGGTTGCAAGAGCGTCAGAATCATTATATGAGCGCTCAACTCCTTACCAGCCAGTTTGAGACTCTTGAAGAACCATTAGAAACCATATATATAGATATTGCAGAGCCTCCTCAGGCAATTGTCCAGAACATTAGAACAATTTTAGGAATTTAA
- a CDS encoding tetratricopeptide domain protein: protein MAEEIGINNAEAEELLENSEQFLLDVLKLLADSRGNAQQVYSFLGQYQDKLNEQLLQTLPKAAGRLLVGESEQQYVAAVLGKFGNLIQQFPLGQRWLNLELAIAAYQLALEVRSCAAFPQQWATTQNNLATAYYNRIKGERAENLELAIVASQLALEVRTRAAFPVDWAATQNNLATAYSDRIKGERAENLELAITAYQLALEVRTRSAFPKECLGTARNLGNLYFEQQTWTEAASTYTKALEAAEILYQSAILLDGKAAELAVINDLPRHAAYALARSGKLQASVLTLEQGRARGLSETLDRDRADLTQLQQLAPNLYTEYAETTKQLRNLETQQRLRMTSDDRHSLTPENLRTEAVQLRESLTKIIQQIRQVPGYEDFLAQPSFDDIHQALRPGIPLVYLAPTSAGSLALIVTQDGIDDLWLNDLTENSLRELLNTWFRAYNQSSTNRQAWLEGIEQGTRQLWQPLMSPLINHLQQHNLQQAILIPTGFFSLLPLHAAWVEDSTAPTGRHYALDTINFTYAPNARSLSVAQEIAQRTVADSILAIDNPRNDLPNSTREVTAAIATFEQRKVLQHEQAAIADVLAALPHYNVLHLSCHGTANLQEPLTSGLAMSDGLLTLRDLLDLKLDSIRLAILSACETGLPGIKLADEAISLPTGLLQAGVAGVAASLWSVSDLSTMMLLTCFYDLWRVEGLEIAQALRQAQQWVRDTTNGEKVAYFKASLPEFAQVKMPADTASFLYKSVLLSNPNARDFAHPFHWAAFQYVGV from the coding sequence TTGGCAGAAGAAATAGGAATCAATAATGCTGAGGCAGAGGAGTTACTGGAAAATTCAGAGCAGTTTTTGTTAGATGTGTTAAAGCTTTTGGCAGACAGCCGTGGGAATGCCCAACAAGTTTATTCGTTTTTAGGACAATATCAAGACAAGTTAAATGAACAACTATTGCAAACTTTACCGAAAGCGGCAGGAAGGTTGCTTGTGGGAGAATCAGAGCAACAGTATGTAGCGGCTGTTCTGGGTAAGTTTGGCAACTTAATTCAACAATTTCCCTTAGGACAACGCTGGCTAAACCTGGAGTTGGCGATTGCTGCCTATCAACTCGCCCTGGAAGTGAGAAGCTGTGCCGCCTTTCCCCAACAATGGGCAACGACCCAGAATAATCTGGCAACTGCCTACTATAATCGCATCAAAGGGGAGAGGGCGGAGAACCTGGAGTTGGCGATTGTTGCCTCTCAACTCGCCCTGGAAGTGAGAACCCGTGCCGCCTTTCCTGTTGATTGGGCAGCGACCCAGAATAATCTGGCAACTGCCTACAGCGATCGCATCAAAGGGGAGAGGGCAGAGAACCTGGAGTTGGCGATTACTGCCTATCAACTCGCCCTGGAAGTGAGAACCCGTTCGGCCTTTCCCAAAGAATGCCTTGGGACTGCACGCAACCTCGGAAACCTCTACTTTGAGCAACAAACTTGGACAGAAGCCGCTAGTACCTACACTAAAGCCCTTGAAGCTGCCGAAATTCTCTACCAATCTGCCATCCTGCTTGATGGCAAAGCCGCCGAACTTGCCGTAATTAACGATTTACCTCGACACGCTGCCTATGCCCTCGCCCGTAGTGGCAAACTGCAAGCATCTGTCCTCACTCTCGAACAAGGTCGCGCCCGTGGACTTAGTGAAACCCTAGATCGAGACAGAGCCGACCTCACCCAACTTCAGCAACTTGCCCCCAACCTTTATACTGAATACGCAGAGACTACCAAGCAACTCCGCAACCTCGAAACCCAACAACGCCTGCGGATGACCTCAGATGATCGCCATAGTCTCACCCCTGAAAACTTACGCACCGAAGCTGTACAACTACGGGAAAGCTTGACGAAAATCATTCAGCAAATTCGTCAAGTTCCCGGCTACGAAGACTTCTTAGCTCAACCGAGCTTCGATGACATCCACCAAGCTCTCCGCCCTGGCATACCTCTCGTTTACCTTGCACCCACCTCTGCTGGCAGCCTTGCCCTGATTGTTACCCAAGACGGCATTGATGATCTTTGGTTGAATGATCTCACCGAAAACAGCCTACGAGAACTCCTCAATACCTGGTTCAGAGCCTATAATCAATCCTCAACCAACCGTCAGGCTTGGCTAGAAGGCATTGAGCAAGGCACTCGTCAACTTTGGCAACCCTTAATGTCACCCCTAATCAACCACCTCCAACAGCACAATTTACAGCAAGCCATCCTCATTCCGACAGGTTTCTTCAGCTTGCTCCCCCTCCACGCTGCCTGGGTCGAAGATTCTACCGCTCCCACTGGACGGCACTATGCTTTGGATACCATCAATTTTACCTATGCTCCCAATGCGCGATCGCTCTCGGTAGCTCAGGAAATTGCTCAACGGACTGTAGCAGATTCGATACTAGCAATTGATAATCCCCGCAACGATTTGCCCAACTCTACCCGTGAAGTTACTGCTGCTATTGCCACTTTCGAGCAGCGCAAAGTTTTACAACACGAACAAGCGGCGATCGCAGATGTTCTTGCTGCTCTGCCTCACTACAACGTTCTCCACCTCTCGTGCCACGGTACAGCCAATCTGCAAGAACCCCTCACCAGTGGACTGGCCATGAGCGATGGACTGCTCACCCTGCGTGACCTCCTTGACCTCAAACTTGATAGCATTCGCCTCGCCATTCTCTCTGCCTGTGAAACTGGACTGCCAGGGATTAAACTGGCTGATGAAGCCATTAGCCTACCCACAGGGTTGCTCCAAGCAGGAGTTGCTGGGGTTGCTGCTTCCCTGTGGTCAGTTTCCGACCTCAGCACCATGATGCTCCTCACCTGTTTTTATGACCTATGGCGCGTCGAAGGGCTGGAAATTGCCCAGGCGCTCCGTCAGGCACAGCAATGGGTTCGTGACACCACCAATGGTGAAAAAGTTGCTTACTTCAAAGCTTCACTACCTGAATTCGCTCAGGTAAAAATGCCTGCTGACACCGCCAGTTTCCTATACAAGTCAGTTCTGCTCTCAAACCCCAACGCTAGGGATTTCGCCCATCCTTTTCACTGGGCAGCCTTCCAGTATGTGGGTGTGTAA